In Myxococcales bacterium, the genomic stretch AAACATCAAGAAGCTAGAATCTAGAAGTGAGAAGCAATATTTTTACAGGCGAGATTTTTCTAGCTTCTAGCCTCTCGCTTCTAGCTTCTGTTTTTCCCAGTCACGGTTGTTGCGGGGATGACAAGCGCATAGCTTTTAGAGGTGCCCTGAATTTGCTGATTTTTCAGAGGTTAGTTAACATGTACGATTCTCGCTCATGCGTATGAAAAACATACACCTCCTCCGATCCGGTTCAAAACATAGCCTTATTTTTCAGACACTTGAAAAAATCTTTTTTGGCACGGATGCTGCTTTTAAAAAAATCGATGAGATTTCTTTCGCGTGTCGCTGCGCTCTTAATGTTTATTTTTCCGATCGTTGGATATTGTCTGAAATCGACGGTGCCAAATCTTTCCAAGGCCGCATCCGCCGATATTGCCGATGCGCTTTCCGTGGACGGGCTTGCCGGATACATCGAAGGTGTGGCCAGGGGGGCGGTCGCCGACCTGATTTCAAAGGATGGAACCGACTGGATCTGCGATGCGGTCGCCGCTTCGATCAACGATCGTAGAAGGGGTTTGAAGGGGGAAAACCTGGAGAGCGTTTTTCGCCAGAACGAGGAGCTGAAGGGTGAGGTACGAGAGAAAATACGCGAGAAGGTCCGCAGCGAAGTAGGAGAGCTGACTAAGGGGATCATAGTCGAAAAACTCTTTCCTGCCGTCGCTGGGAAAGAGACAGCTGATGAAATAAGCCGCATGGCCGAAGCGGTGGTCCGTGAGCTGGACACCACATTTTCAGAAGGAATCGACAGGATAGCCGACAGTATCTATCAGAGTTATCTTGAAAAGGCGTGGTCGAGATTTTCGGCCATGGGAATTCCATATTGGGTTGACCCTCATGATCTGCGAAAGAGCATCGAGGGCACCTTCGATCTTCATAGAGTAGCGACGCTTTCCTCCTATCTCGGCGGCAAGATCATAGGGGATGCCGCAGCCTCCGGAATAAGAAACAGGGTGGTCGATATCCTGAAAGGCGATATTCCTCCGGAGCTTGTGAGGGCGATTCGCGCCGGTCCCGAGGCTCTCGAGAAATATTTTGACATGGCAGAGGCAAATCTTCCCGGCAGAAAGCTCGAACAGGCTTTGTCAGGGTTTTTGAAGCGCCCTGTGATCAAGATCCCCACTCCGGCATACGTCGCCATTCTTGGCGCAAGCGCCGCAGCGCATTTCGCACGCGCGTTCAATGGAATTTTTGTGGATGCCTACGAGCTCAAGCGTGGAGCGGAGGTATTGCGTGTGATGGCATGGCACGCCGCGAACAAGGATGCGATAAATATGAGCGTCATGCAGCTGGCCTCTCTTCCCAGGGAACTCGCTTTTTCGATGGGGATAGGGGGTAGCTTCGACTCGGTGATGGATTCGATATCCGCGCCGCTTGGTGCCATTCGCGAACGCGTGGCGGAGCTGGACAATCTGATCAAAAAGCCTATTGCGATCGCCAATTCGGAATTGAAATCTATCGTTTCCGCTCTGGAAGATAATCTCAAGGCGATACAGGATTCCGTTTTCGGTCCGCTCAAATATGCGGTTGCCGATGTATCGAACCGTTTGAGCGAATTTGGGAGGGTTATCTCCTCTTCGATTCCGGATTCACTGAACGGGATCCCAAAAAATTTTTCCGAATTGAAGGACCGTGCAGGAATTCCGGATGACCTCTTTGGCGATTTTGGTGAACTCAGCGCTTCTGATCTCCTTCATGAAATTGCCGATGCAACTCCTGTGAGAGATGCGGCAGGAGCGATATCCGGAGGGCTATCCGATCTTGCGGACGGGGCAGCAGAAGCGGTTGCCGCGGTTGCATCGGAGGCGCTTTACGCAGCGCACCTCATCGGCCCGACGGCGCGAATCATGGGTTGCGAGAAGATTTCTTCATATTCGGAGAAGTCAGGATCGCTCGATCCGGTCTATATGCATAACGGCGAATTTTTTGCTGAGATCACTGACCTCTTTATTCAAGCGGCCGGCTTCGATATAGAGTTCAGACGCATATACAGGTCTCGCTCTGATTTTCTCGGCGAACTCGGGTGGGGGTGGACGCATTCATATGCCGAGCGTTCATATTCGGCAGAGGGAGGTTATACCTTCATCGACGAGCGCGGAGTGAAACATCGTTTTGAAACCTCAAATGGCGAATACAGGTCGGCGGATATTCCAGGCGCTGTGCTCTACGCATTAGAATCAGGAACCAGGATACGGCTTCTGGATGGGACTGTAAAAATCTTCGATTCGATTGGAAGAATTTTGAAAAAGGTCGAGAGGCACGGTCTTTTTGTTTCCTACGAATACGGAACAGGGGGTCTGCTTTCCAAAATAGTCGATGCGCATGGGCGCGAGGTTTCATTCAGAAGGCGCGCCGACGGGTTGATCGATCATGTCGAGGATTTTTCCGGCCGTCGCATCGCTTTCAAATATAACGACAGGAAGGAACTCGTCGAGGTTATTTCTCCTCCCGCGGAAGGATATCCTTCAGGCAAGGGCTCGGCGTACAGGTATTTTACCGTTGGAAAGAAGGAACACCTCCTTTTTTTGGCGATAGATCCAAGCGGATACCCATACCTGTCACAGCGTTACGATGAAGAGGGGCGCGTCATCGCGCAGAGGTACGGTGCAGGTGATGAGATAAAAATCGCATATCTTGAAGGGGATGGAATGTTCAAGGCCGTTCTTTCGAAAAATGGCCGGGATTTTGAAACTTATACGCACGACTCCTCAGGCAGGATGGTGTTGCGTGAAAAATTTTTCCAAGGCGAAATGCGCGAAGTCGAGAAGAGGTCTTACGATAAAAATGGAATGCTGGCATCGATCGTCACCGGGGATCTTCGCACTTCTTTTTTGTACGATCCTGCAAGCGGCCTTCCTGTCCGAGTGGAGCGCCTCTCTATTTCGGGAGGGGAGAAGCGCGTTTCCGAGATCGAGAGAGAACCCCGCCATGGCAGACCATCCAAGGTTAAAGATGAGGATGGCCTTATCATCAGATATCTGTATTTTCCAGACGATGACTCGGACCTAGAGGCTGTCGAGGTGATGAGGGACGGAAGGTGGCAGAGGCGGATATCCTTTCGAAGAAATGAATGCGGGGATGTGAAAGAGATAGAAACTCCCTACGGGAGGGTTCTTTCCGTAGAATACAATTCGACCGCAAATCCGGAGGGGGCCATCGGCCATTTCATGGCTTCCGATTCATCTGATCACCATTGCGGGTATATACGCTCGATATCCGATTTTGCGGGTAGTCGGAGATATATCTACGATTCAGCGGGCAATATCATCGCCACGATTTCAGGCGGTGGCCGTGAGATCTATGCAGTCAATTCTCTGAACCAGGTAGAGGGGGAAAGCTCCCCGGGTATGCCGGACAGGCTATACAGATTCGACTGGAACGACAACCTCATCGAGGCGGTGATCTCATCAGGGAAGAGATCGGCGCGGCGTCTTTTCGAATATCTCCCCATGGATCTTCTGAAATCTGAGAGAATGGAGATCTCTCCCGGTATCTTTGTGCGCAAGGATTATTCGTATGACGCATCCGGAAGGATTTCTAAAATCTCGGAAGGGAATCGCAGCACCGCCTTCTCATACGATGACGCTGCCGGCAAATTTTGCGAAATATCGGCGCCGGATAGTCTCGAAAGAAGTGCATCGTGCGTATTTACAGACGTAGATGGGCGGATCGTGGGCTCTGTAGATGGATCGGGGGCAAGAACTTTCTTCACAAGAAACGGTTTTGGCGATTTAAACGAAATACTATTTCCTTCGGGAATGCGTCAGGCGATCTCGAGAAACTCTTCAGGAAATCTCATTTCGGTTGAAAACCTCTCCGCCGAGGGGGAGGCGCTTTCCAGACGTGAATTCAAATACGACGATCTTTCCGGAATTTTTGAGGTCTCCGACGACCTGTGGACTGGGGAGTCCGCCGTAAAGAAAATTTCGGTCAAATATTCGAGGGATCTTTTCGGGAATATTGAAACGGCGTCCGGGCCGGGTGACTCATGGTTCAGAATTGGGAGAGACTCGTTCGGCAGGCCCTCCTCCATCCTCTACTCGTCGGGGGTGGAAAGAAAATTTTTCCGCGACAGAAATGGCAGAATCACAAAGGTTTCCGAATACGCCTGCGGACAGTCGAGGACCCTCTTTGAATTCCTTCGTGATGAAGCGGAGCGGATCGTCAGATCGGTAGATCATCTGGGCAGAGTTTCAGAACTATCTTACGACGATATGGGGAACCTGTCTGGCTACGAAGGCCCCCGCGGTTCGTTTTCGGTAGAGAGTGACTTCATCGGCCGCCCGGTTCTTAAAAAGTTTTCATCCGGGGAGGAGGAGCGCTTCACATGGAACGACGGTGGAATGCTTTCCGGGATATCATCCATCTCGGGTGAAATACGTTTTGGCTACGATTCGCGCGGGTTGCTGGTGTCAGAGTCATATCCGTGGGGCTACGAGAGAAATATGGCTTACGACGGCGCCGGAAAAGTTGCGGGGATAATCAAGGGAGGAGGGCAGCACATCTCCATCATTCGGGATCAGATGGGGAGGGTGCTATCCAGGGTAGCGCAGAAAGATGGATTTTCGCCTGTAATCCAGAGGTATCGCTACGACGGCCTTGGGAGGGTGATCGCAGCCGTCGAGGGGGAGCGCGTCTATGAATA encodes the following:
- a CDS encoding RHS repeat-associated core domain-containing protein translates to MLLLKKSMRFLSRVAALLMFIFPIVGYCLKSTVPNLSKAASADIADALSVDGLAGYIEGVARGAVADLISKDGTDWICDAVAASINDRRRGLKGENLESVFRQNEELKGEVREKIREKVRSEVGELTKGIIVEKLFPAVAGKETADEISRMAEAVVRELDTTFSEGIDRIADSIYQSYLEKAWSRFSAMGIPYWVDPHDLRKSIEGTFDLHRVATLSSYLGGKIIGDAAASGIRNRVVDILKGDIPPELVRAIRAGPEALEKYFDMAEANLPGRKLEQALSGFLKRPVIKIPTPAYVAILGASAAAHFARAFNGIFVDAYELKRGAEVLRVMAWHAANKDAINMSVMQLASLPRELAFSMGIGGSFDSVMDSISAPLGAIRERVAELDNLIKKPIAIANSELKSIVSALEDNLKAIQDSVFGPLKYAVADVSNRLSEFGRVISSSIPDSLNGIPKNFSELKDRAGIPDDLFGDFGELSASDLLHEIADATPVRDAAGAISGGLSDLADGAAEAVAAVASEALYAAHLIGPTARIMGCEKISSYSEKSGSLDPVYMHNGEFFAEITDLFIQAAGFDIEFRRIYRSRSDFLGELGWGWTHSYAERSYSAEGGYTFIDERGVKHRFETSNGEYRSADIPGAVLYALESGTRIRLLDGTVKIFDSIGRILKKVERHGLFVSYEYGTGGLLSKIVDAHGREVSFRRRADGLIDHVEDFSGRRIAFKYNDRKELVEVISPPAEGYPSGKGSAYRYFTVGKKEHLLFLAIDPSGYPYLSQRYDEEGRVIAQRYGAGDEIKIAYLEGDGMFKAVLSKNGRDFETYTHDSSGRMVLREKFFQGEMREVEKRSYDKNGMLASIVTGDLRTSFLYDPASGLPVRVERLSISGGEKRVSEIEREPRHGRPSKVKDEDGLIIRYLYFPDDDSDLEAVEVMRDGRWQRRISFRRNECGDVKEIETPYGRVLSVEYNSTANPEGAIGHFMASDSSDHHCGYIRSISDFAGSRRYIYDSAGNIIATISGGGREIYAVNSLNQVEGESSPGMPDRLYRFDWNDNLIEAVISSGKRSARRLFEYLPMDLLKSERMEISPGIFVRKDYSYDASGRISKISEGNRSTAFSYDDAAGKFCEISAPDSLERSASCVFTDVDGRIVGSVDGSGARTFFTRNGFGDLNEILFPSGMRQAISRNSSGNLISVENLSAEGEALSRREFKYDDLSGIFEVSDDLWTGESAVKKISVKYSRDLFGNIETASGPGDSWFRIGRDSFGRPSSILYSSGVERKFFRDRNGRITKVSEYACGQSRTLFEFLRDEAERIVRSVDHLGRVSELSYDDMGNLSGYEGPRGSFSVESDFIGRPVLKKFSSGEEERFTWNDGGMLSGISSISGEIRFGYDSRGLLVSESYPWGYERNMAYDGAGKVAGIIKGGGQHISIIRDQMGRVLSRVAQKDGFSPVIQRYRYDGLGRVIAAVEGERVYEYLYDSLSRVVAESGPNGLILKSYDEFGRPARVVMPDGKSQVMIYDSWGNLSGLIDDGRLAASFEYGCFGELEDADYGGNLTEKRSSDSMGRISSISYLDEDGLVLDRFETYWNNEGMPAADAGRGGSLLKYSRNFFGGLQSVGYFRKDDIDETLLSEESFAQHIISNEDLSIDASGHVQNLRGFSLSYDPLGRLSSISNDGKIVALYEYDPFDRRVLKRVGGSETAYLWSGWTMLGEISEKRIRYLYGADRSVPFGFSGDGSAIFLRDRLQSGRGALSEKIFSHRDYSPFGKELEGENSGYMCFAGHYCDYESGLVYMRNRYYDKETGKFLSPDPLGIKAPLEFAQSNSVGQGMSYHNLQGSAFGTSRGNRGRSPVFYGVYPFRRIFMRGALPQVIFAEKDPYLYASGDPTINVDPLGLASLIFDRSDEKIYLHDGQGNFVTSYLATNRVVNQLADPLSIGMNGPFPNGTYSLGVPEFYSQEYREGFYRKFGLGEIGRGEGVTSGHLWARNESDSDDYSESFGRIRFRIGDPSDGTVWQRGLFIHGGRNNYRARTLGCIRADDLEMETLSANFIAFMRQGDPIIDLTVRE